From uncultured Roseateles sp., the proteins below share one genomic window:
- a CDS encoding dihydrofolate reductase family protein: MGLLTFSINVTLDGCVDHQEGIADDETHAFFTRLMDEGGAMLWGRVTYEMMESHWPAVARGDAEAAPAMREWALKLEAKPKYVVSSTRKDFPWTNSHHIAGGLREGVQKLKDATPDGVLLGSGKLATELDRLDLIDEYKLLVHPRIAGHGPTLYENGLPSTRRLELVSAKPLRSGAVAMHYRRAR; the protein is encoded by the coding sequence ATGGGACTCTTGACCTTCAGTATCAACGTCACCCTGGACGGCTGCGTCGATCACCAAGAAGGAATCGCCGACGACGAGACACACGCTTTCTTCACCCGCCTCATGGACGAGGGCGGGGCGATGCTATGGGGCCGCGTCACCTACGAGATGATGGAGAGCCACTGGCCGGCGGTCGCCCGCGGCGACGCGGAGGCGGCGCCGGCGATGCGCGAGTGGGCGCTCAAGCTGGAGGCCAAGCCGAAGTACGTGGTGTCGTCGACGCGAAAGGACTTCCCGTGGACCAACAGCCACCACATCGCCGGCGGCCTGCGCGAGGGCGTGCAGAAGCTCAAGGACGCGACCCCGGACGGCGTGCTCCTCGGCAGCGGCAAGCTCGCGACCGAGCTGGACCGGCTGGATCTGATTGACGAGTACAAGTTGCTCGTCCACCCCAGGATCGCCGGCCACGGCCCGACCCTGTATGAGAACGGGCTGCCCAGCACGCGACGGCTCGAGCTGGTCTCGGCGAAGCCGCTGCGCAGCGGCGCGGTCGCCATGCACTACCGGCGCGCGCGCTGA